The following coding sequences lie in one Zingiber officinale cultivar Zhangliang chromosome 2B, Zo_v1.1, whole genome shotgun sequence genomic window:
- the LOC122046127 gene encoding uncharacterized protein LOC122046127, with translation MGDRSSGEGWPADAWRPPRPHRRSADGHPVPLWERRFCSEACGIPWERLCAIQRWITGDTQERVMRWDDSAAAEALRDSKARYCARYHGRPCGIPLPDPDMYIDEVDHDAIVDPELIADLEKPPPQYSEPDDAAAPLTTGDRVLLEDIRPTGWDEVPEPNPLNCGRVVDAWDHSTGWNEVPEPNRLNRDGSADAWNQGDPWSSGGGRSDFVAEDNRRNAQWGTWENKNRISDHGRRNGRKRDGGGRWGPRHIRPKYQTSHYQSNNEPWGNCRGGGRNWTGKQRYQEHYP, from the coding sequence ATGGGCGATCGGAGCAGCGGCGAAGGATGGCCCGCCGACGCGTGGCGGCCGCCTCGCCCCCACCGGCGGTCGGCCGACGGGCACCCGGTCCCGCTCTGGGAGAGGCGGTTCTGTAGCGAGGCGTGCGGCATCCCGTGGGAGCGGCTGTGCGCGATCCAGCGGTGGATAACCGGCGACACGCAGGAGCGCGTGATGCGGTGGGACGACTCCGCCGCGGCGGAGGCCCTCCGTGACTCCAAGGCCAGGTACTGCGCCCGCTACCACGGGCGCCCCTGCGGCATCCCCCTCCCTGACCCGGACATGTACATCGACGAGGTCGACCACGACGCCATCGTCGATCCGGAGCTGATCGCCGACCTGGAGAAGCCGCCACCGCAGTACAGCGAACCGGATGACGCCGCCGCTCCATTGACTACGGGCGATAGGGTTCTTCTTGAAGACATCCGGCCGACCGGGTGGGACGAGGTGCCCGAGCCTAATCCCTTGAACTGCGGTAGAGTTGTCGACGCATGGGATCACTCGACCGGGTGGAACGAAGTGCCCGAGCCAAATCGTTTGAACCGTGATGGATCTGCCGATGCGTGGAATCAAGGTGATCCCTGGAGTAGTGGTGGCGGAAGGTCCGATTTTGTTGCTGAAGACAACAGGAGAAATGCTCAATGGGGAACCTGGGAAAACAAGAACAGGATTTCTGATCATGGTAGACGAAATGGAAGAAAAAGGGATGGAGGGGGTCGCTGGGGGCCAAGACACATCAGACCCAAATACCAAACCAGCCATTACCAATCGAACAATGAGCCTTGGGGAAATTGCAGAGGAGGTGGAAGGAATTGGACAGGAAAGCAACGGTATCAGGAGCACTATCCATGA